A DNA window from Tenuifilaceae bacterium CYCD contains the following coding sequences:
- a CDS encoding NADH dehydrogenase — MSHIKVELKPEQIKKIQDICKSFNNDAGELINVLHKTQESFGYLPAEVQEVVAANLNIPVAKVYGVVTFYSFFTMLPKGKHPISVCTGTACYVRGAEKVLDEFKRVLAIKVGETTPDGKFSLSCLRCVGACGLAPVVLIGEKVYGRVSPDGVKDIIKEYED, encoded by the coding sequence ATGTCACATATAAAAGTTGAACTTAAGCCAGAGCAGATTAAGAAAATTCAGGATATCTGCAAATCGTTCAACAACGATGCAGGCGAGTTAATTAACGTTCTACACAAGACTCAAGAAAGTTTTGGCTACCTCCCTGCCGAAGTACAGGAAGTTGTGGCCGCAAACCTAAACATTCCAGTTGCCAAGGTTTACGGAGTAGTAACATTTTACTCGTTCTTTACCATGCTTCCTAAAGGTAAGCACCCAATCAGTGTTTGTACTGGTACTGCTTGCTATGTACGTGGTGCAGAAAAGGTATTGGATGAGTTTAAGCGTGTCCTAGCCATCAAGGTTGGTGAAACCACACCCGATGGTAAATTCTCTCTTAGTTGCTTACGTTGCGTAGGGGCTTGCGGATTAGCACCAGTAGTGCTAATTGGCGAGAAAGTTTACGGACGTGTTTCTCCTGATGGTGTTAAGGATATCATCAAAGAATACGAAGATTAA
- a CDS encoding NADP oxidoreductase — protein sequence MTKVKSLADLKKMKETLQSKIDIREKGDSSESLVQIKVAMATCGIASGAKTVMEFMMEELDKRGIQAVVTQTGCMGYCYAEPTIEVKLPGKEPVIFGYVDNKKADDIIEKYIKNGELVDGIIPTNYETIDNK from the coding sequence ATGACAAAAGTTAAATCGTTGGCTGATCTGAAGAAAATGAAAGAAACCCTACAGTCTAAGATTGACATTAGAGAGAAGGGTGATTCATCAGAAAGCCTAGTGCAAATTAAAGTAGCGATGGCTACGTGTGGAATTGCCTCCGGTGCTAAAACTGTGATGGAATTCATGATGGAGGAACTGGATAAAAGAGGTATTCAGGCAGTTGTTACTCAAACAGGATGCATGGGATACTGCTACGCCGAACCAACTATTGAGGTGAAGCTTCCTGGTAAGGAGCCAGTGATTTTTGGATATGTCGATAACAAAAAGGCCGATGATATTATTGAAAAATATATCAAGAATGGCGAATTAGTTGATGGCATAATCCCAACAAACTACGAGACAATTGATAACAAATAA
- a CDS encoding NADH dehydrogenase, with product MAKYKMHLLVCGGTGCRASSSDAIVEKLKSELVANGMENDVQVIMTGCFGFCEKGPIVKVLPDNTFYTQVKPEDAAEIVKEHIVKGRKVTRLLYTDPAKNEHISDSKHMGFYRKQIRIALRNCGFINPENIDEYIARDGYQAIGKALAELDPQQTIDIIKKSGLRGRGGGGFPTGIKWEIASKNKADQKYVVCNADEGDPGAFMDRSVLEGDPHSVIEAMAICGYCIGATKGLVYIRAEYPLAIQRLKVAIAQAREYGLLGKDILGSGFDFDIELRYGAGAFVCGEETALIHSMEGLRGEPTVKPPFPAESGYMAKPTNVNNVETFANVCPIILKGADWYSSIGTEKSKGTKVFALAGKINNVGLIEVPMGITLREIIFEIGGGIKNGKKFKAVQTGGPSGGCLTEKHLDTPIDYDNLIAAGSMMGSGGMIVMDEDDCMVAVAKFYLDFTVEESCGKCSPCRIGNKRLYELLEKITKGDGTMEDLDRLRNLSQVIKDTALCGLGQTSPNPVLSTLDNFYDEYVAHVVDKKCPAGRCKSLMQYVIDPEACVGCTACARNCPVNAISGERKKPHEIDTAICIKCGACIEKCKFNAISIQ from the coding sequence ATGGCAAAGTATAAAATGCATTTACTAGTTTGCGGAGGCACCGGTTGTAGGGCTTCCTCAAGCGATGCGATTGTAGAAAAGTTAAAATCGGAATTGGTTGCCAATGGCATGGAGAATGATGTTCAAGTAATCATGACAGGTTGCTTTGGCTTCTGCGAAAAAGGGCCTATTGTTAAGGTTCTACCCGATAATACATTCTACACCCAGGTTAAACCTGAAGATGCTGCTGAAATTGTTAAGGAGCATATAGTAAAAGGACGTAAAGTTACCCGCTTGCTTTATACTGATCCTGCTAAAAATGAGCACATATCGGATTCAAAGCATATGGGCTTTTATCGTAAGCAAATACGTATAGCTTTACGTAATTGCGGATTTATTAATCCTGAAAATATTGACGAGTATATTGCTCGCGATGGTTATCAGGCTATAGGAAAAGCCTTAGCAGAACTAGATCCTCAGCAAACTATTGATATAATTAAGAAATCAGGTCTTCGCGGTCGTGGAGGCGGTGGTTTCCCAACAGGTATTAAATGGGAAATTGCCAGTAAAAATAAGGCCGATCAAAAATACGTTGTATGTAATGCCGATGAGGGCGACCCAGGTGCTTTCATGGATCGTTCTGTTCTAGAGGGTGATCCACACTCTGTAATTGAAGCTATGGCTATTTGCGGATACTGTATTGGTGCTACAAAAGGTTTAGTTTATATCCGCGCTGAGTACCCACTTGCAATTCAACGCTTGAAAGTTGCAATTGCACAGGCTCGTGAATATGGCCTACTTGGAAAAGATATATTAGGATCAGGATTTGATTTTGATATTGAACTTCGTTATGGTGCTGGAGCTTTTGTTTGCGGCGAAGAAACTGCATTGATTCATTCCATGGAAGGATTACGTGGAGAACCAACCGTTAAGCCTCCATTCCCAGCAGAAAGTGGTTATATGGCTAAACCCACCAACGTTAACAATGTTGAAACCTTTGCAAATGTTTGTCCTATCATACTAAAAGGTGCGGATTGGTATTCATCAATCGGAACCGAAAAATCGAAAGGAACGAAAGTGTTTGCGTTGGCAGGTAAAATCAATAACGTTGGCTTAATTGAGGTGCCAATGGGGATTACCCTTCGCGAGATTATTTTTGAAATTGGCGGAGGAATAAAGAATGGTAAAAAGTTTAAGGCTGTTCAAACAGGTGGCCCATCTGGCGGCTGCTTAACTGAAAAGCATTTAGACACTCCTATTGATTATGACAATCTAATTGCTGCTGGTTCAATGATGGGCTCTGGTGGTATGATTGTAATGGATGAGGATGACTGTATGGTTGCTGTTGCGAAATTCTACCTAGACTTTACCGTTGAGGAAAGTTGTGGTAAATGTTCTCCATGCCGTATCGGAAATAAACGTCTTTACGAGTTACTCGAAAAGATTACCAAAGGCGATGGAACTATGGAGGACTTAGACAGACTACGCAACCTTTCGCAGGTTATCAAGGATACTGCGCTTTGCGGTCTTGGTCAAACTTCACCAAACCCAGTTCTTTCTACACTTGATAATTTCTATGATGAGTATGTTGCTCACGTTGTCGACAAGAAATGTCCTGCGGGAAGATGTAAGTCTTTAATGCAGTATGTGATTGATCCTGAAGCTTGCGTTGGATGTACAGCATGTGCTCGTAACTGTCCTGTTAATGCAATCAGCGGTGAGCGTAAAAAACCTCATGAAATAGACACTGCAATATGTATTAAGTGCGGTGCATGTATTGAGAAATGTAAATTCAATGCTATTAGCATTCAATAA
- a CDS encoding NADH:ubiquinone oxidoreductase, producing METVKLTIDNREIEVPKGTTIYKAAKSLGIDIPVLCYMDLHDLKVENKPAGCRICVVEVEGRRNLAPSCSTDCMNGMVVKTHTTRVINARRTVLELILSDHPKDCLTCPKSGRCDLQDMAVRLGIREIPGQEYAEMSTYKKDFSPSIIRDVDKCIMCRRCETMCNDVQTVGALSAVNRGFMAVVAPAFEQDLQKSPCTFCGQCVAVCPTGALTEVDHTGKVIRALSDPTKTVLVQTAPAVRAALGEEFGMEPGTSVTGKMAAALRKLGFDFVFDTDFAADLTIMEEGTELLGRLTRHLNGDKSVKLPILTSCCPGWVNFFETNYNDMLDVPSTAKSPQQMFGAIAKSYFAEKLGKKREDLVVVSVMPCLAKKYECQREEFKHDNNPDVDYSISTRELAHLIKQFNINFVDLADEDFDRPLGESTGAAVIFGATGGVIEAAVRTAYEVQTGKTLPKVDFTELRGMEGIRSATIDFNGLPINIGIAHGLGNARKLLDDVRAGKANYHAIEIMACPGGCIGGGGQPLHHGDSSIIKARMAAIYNEDASKTIRKSHENPYIKQLYEEFLGKPMSEKAHHLLHTHYFKKGNKDIYI from the coding sequence ATGGAAACAGTAAAACTTACAATAGATAATAGAGAAATAGAAGTACCTAAGGGGACAACTATTTATAAAGCAGCAAAAAGCTTAGGAATCGACATTCCTGTTCTTTGCTACATGGATTTACACGACCTTAAGGTTGAAAACAAACCTGCTGGCTGTAGAATTTGCGTGGTAGAGGTTGAAGGACGTAGAAATCTTGCGCCTAGCTGTTCTACCGACTGTATGAATGGTATGGTGGTTAAAACTCACACTACCCGTGTAATCAATGCTCGTCGTACAGTTTTGGAGTTAATCCTTTCGGATCACCCAAAGGATTGCTTAACATGCCCCAAAAGTGGTCGTTGCGATTTGCAGGATATGGCAGTTCGCTTGGGTATTCGCGAAATTCCTGGACAGGAATACGCCGAAATGTCTACCTACAAGAAGGACTTTTCGCCTTCAATCATTCGCGATGTAGACAAATGTATCATGTGCCGTCGTTGCGAAACAATGTGTAACGATGTTCAAACAGTTGGTGCGTTAAGTGCTGTAAACCGTGGTTTTATGGCAGTTGTTGCTCCTGCTTTTGAGCAAGATTTACAAAAATCGCCTTGCACTTTCTGCGGACAGTGCGTGGCTGTTTGTCCTACTGGTGCTTTAACCGAGGTTGATCATACCGGAAAAGTAATTCGTGCTTTATCCGATCCTACTAAAACTGTTCTTGTCCAAACCGCACCAGCTGTACGTGCAGCATTAGGCGAGGAGTTTGGAATGGAGCCAGGTACTTCGGTTACTGGAAAAATGGCTGCAGCCCTACGTAAATTAGGTTTCGATTTTGTATTCGATACTGATTTTGCTGCCGACCTTACCATCATGGAAGAAGGAACCGAGTTACTTGGTCGTTTAACCCGTCACTTAAATGGCGATAAGAGCGTTAAGTTGCCTATCCTTACAAGTTGCTGTCCAGGTTGGGTGAACTTCTTCGAAACCAACTATAACGATATGCTTGATGTACCTTCAACCGCAAAATCTCCACAGCAGATGTTCGGTGCAATTGCAAAATCATACTTTGCTGAGAAACTAGGTAAGAAACGCGAGGATTTAGTGGTTGTATCAGTAATGCCTTGCTTGGCTAAGAAGTATGAGTGCCAACGCGAAGAGTTCAAGCACGATAACAATCCTGATGTTGATTATTCAATTTCAACCCGTGAACTTGCGCATCTAATTAAGCAATTCAATATCAACTTTGTTGATTTAGCCGATGAAGATTTTGATCGTCCTCTAGGTGAGTCAACAGGTGCTGCTGTTATTTTTGGTGCTACTGGTGGTGTTATTGAGGCTGCTGTTCGTACTGCATACGAGGTTCAAACTGGCAAAACTTTGCCAAAAGTTGACTTTACAGAACTTCGTGGTATGGAAGGTATTCGTTCTGCTACTATCGATTTCAATGGTCTTCCAATCAATATTGGAATTGCACACGGCTTAGGAAATGCACGTAAACTTCTAGATGATGTACGTGCAGGCAAAGCAAACTACCATGCAATAGAAATCATGGCTTGTCCTGGTGGATGTATTGGTGGTGGTGGTCAACCTTTACACCATGGCGATTCTTCGATAATTAAGGCCCGTATGGCTGCAATTTATAACGAAGACGCTAGTAAGACTATTAGAAAGTCGCATGAGAACCCATATATTAAGCAATTGTATGAAGAGTTCTTGGGTAAACCCATGAGCGAAAAAGCACATCACCTTCTTCATACACATTACTTTAAGAAGGGTAATAAAGATATATACATTTAA
- a CDS encoding DNA-binding response regulator yields MESKKAIIVDDHKIFRESLAFMLANQANIEVMAQANNGKEFLDLLKESKPDIVLLDIEMPVMDGVEATRQAVMIHPDLKILILSMHKDEEFYSSMIDLGVKGFILKESDSSEVKKAIDEILDGNLYFSQDLLVSMLKKRKDAKLVELTQRENEVLALIAKGLSNAEIADKLFISARTVEKHRAELLLKTESKNSISLVVYAIKNGLVSI; encoded by the coding sequence ATGGAATCCAAAAAGGCCATAATTGTTGACGACCACAAAATATTTCGGGAAAGTTTAGCCTTTATGCTTGCCAATCAGGCAAACATTGAGGTAATGGCCCAAGCGAATAATGGCAAGGAGTTTCTAGATTTACTAAAAGAGAGCAAGCCCGATATTGTACTCTTAGATATAGAGATGCCCGTGATGGACGGTGTAGAGGCAACACGTCAAGCCGTAATGATTCACCCTGACTTGAAGATATTAATACTATCAATGCATAAGGACGAGGAGTTCTACAGCTCCATGATTGATTTAGGGGTGAAAGGGTTTATTCTTAAAGAGTCCGATTCCTCTGAAGTAAAAAAAGCCATTGATGAAATACTTGATGGTAATTTATATTTTTCGCAAGATTTGCTGGTTAGCATGTTAAAAAAACGCAAGGATGCTAAGTTAGTAGAACTTACTCAACGGGAGAATGAAGTTCTGGCTCTTATAGCCAAGGGACTTTCAAATGCAGAAATTGCGGATAAACTATTTATTAGTGCTAGGACGGTTGAAAAACATCGTGCCGAATTGTTGCTTAAAACTGAATCTAAAAATTCAATTTCGCTTGTGGTTTATGCTATAAAAAATGGGCTTGTATCAATTTAA